Sequence from the Sphingomonas koreensis genome:
TCCATCCTTCCGGTCATTGTTGTTTTCGGCCTGTGGGCAACCGAGGCTGGAATGCTTGAGAACGGCTGACCATTCCATTAGCGTGTCCGACAGTTGGTTCGAACCTGATCCCATCAGGTCCGCCACTTCCTTGCCATCCGTCGCACAGGACCCGGGATATCCGGCGCAAGGCCAGGATTCCGCAGCGTCAAATCGATATCGCCAGGCTTGAAGATTCCTGGGCGCGATCCCGCTATACGTGCGTCAATAGAACAGGGCCGTAGGAGATTGGGGGGAGCGTGGCTGCAGAAGCGGTTTCCGATCTGGAACGATTGGTCCGGCAGTTCCGGCCGGCACTGGTCGCATTCTTCTCGCGCCGCGTCGCCAGCCCTGCGGAGGCAGAGGATCTGACTCAGGAGGTTTTTGTCCGACTCGCACAGTCCAATATCGATGCCGTTGAATCGACCGAGGCGTTCATTTTTCGCGTCGCGACCAACCTGCTGCGCGATGGATCGCGCCGGGAGCGTGTGCGTGCGGCCTATCGCGCATCGTTCGAGCAGGAGGACGGGATCGGGATCGACACCATCGACCCGCACCGCATTGCGGCTTCGCGCGAGACGATCGGAATCCTGTGGGCCGCCATCCAGGCGTTGCCCGAGCCGACGCAGCAGATCTTCATCCTCTACCGGGTCGAGAACATCCAGAAACAGACCATCGCGGACAATTTCGGGTATAATGTGCGTACCGTCGAGAAGCATATCTCCCGCGCCCTGGTGTTTCTGGCGCGTCGCATGGGAGGCCGGGCATGACCGCGCTGACCGACGACGACGGTATCGCCATGGGCTATGAGGAGCAGGCCGCCGAATGGTGCTGGCGGATCGCCGAGCGTGCGCTGACCGACGCGGAGCAGGCGGAGTTCGACCGCTGGATTCGGGCCGATCAGCGCCATCAGCAGGTGTTCGACGAGATGGTGGCGGTCTGGAAAGGCACCGACACGATCGCGGAGATGCCGGGCTTCCTCTCGCTGCGCGCCCGCGCGCTGACGACGATGGAGAGTGCACGCGATCTCAACGAAGTGTCGTCCTACGGGCGCCGGAACTGGTTTCGCGGGCTGGCGGCG
This genomic interval carries:
- a CDS encoding RNA polymerase sigma factor, yielding MAAEAVSDLERLVRQFRPALVAFFSRRVASPAEAEDLTQEVFVRLAQSNIDAVESTEAFIFRVATNLLRDGSRRERVRAAYRASFEQEDGIGIDTIDPHRIAASRETIGILWAAIQALPEPTQQIFILYRVENIQKQTIADNFGYNVRTVEKHISRALVFLARRMGGRA